A window of Tautonia plasticadhaerens contains these coding sequences:
- a CDS encoding DUF1989 domain-containing protein, which translates to MTTRTTPDAPGPHRLDPQTGTAFELRAGQVLRVVDPMGEQVSDLTAFSRDDPREWLSSGRSIDYADTISLTAGHVLYSNRSRPMFTIVSDDVGRHDFLYTPCSPETFKIIYNHEGEHPSCFGNLAEHLGRFGIAPDAIPTTFNIFMNVSVAPDGRLRIDPPASKPGDAIELRAEMDLIVGLTACSAELSNNGSFKPIDFEIRPPREGCDLGLM; encoded by the coding sequence ATGACGACGAGGACGACCCCCGACGCCCCCGGCCCGCATCGCCTCGACCCCCAGACCGGCACCGCCTTCGAGCTGAGGGCGGGCCAGGTCCTCCGGGTGGTCGACCCGATGGGGGAGCAGGTCTCGGATTTGACCGCGTTCAGCCGGGACGACCCCAGGGAGTGGCTCTCCTCGGGCCGGTCGATCGACTACGCCGACACGATCTCCCTGACCGCCGGCCACGTCCTCTATTCCAACCGGAGCCGGCCGATGTTCACGATCGTCTCCGACGACGTGGGCCGGCACGACTTCCTCTACACGCCGTGCAGCCCGGAGACCTTCAAGATCATCTACAACCACGAGGGCGAGCACCCGAGCTGCTTCGGCAACCTGGCCGAGCACCTCGGGCGGTTCGGCATCGCGCCGGACGCGATCCCGACGACCTTCAACATCTTCATGAACGTCTCCGTCGCGCCCGACGGGAGGCTCAGGATCGACCCGCCGGCCTCGAAGCCGGGGGACGCGATCGAGCTGAGGGCCGAGATGGACCTGATCGTCGGCCTGACGGCCTGCTCGGCCGAGCTGTCCAACAACGGCTCGTTCAAGCCGATCGACTTCGAGATCCGTCCCCCCCGGGAGGGGTGTGACCTCGGACTGATGTAA
- the gntA gene encoding guanitoxin biosynthesis heme-dependent pre-guanitoxin N-hydroxylase GntA, whose protein sequence is MADANPFDSPEARRRSLVFGLKDGRPERLDGPGGGPDLTASAIAGAFQAFVLDPQFSCIAARSAVNHEAIRLGCYDRLADPGSAPVLAYDLYRFSRELGELTAEGDFATFVAAFRSPTGLDERDFERLLWAQLQLLHDRDAPIHDWAPGVSDDPDDPHFSFSFAGTAFFIVGLHPNSSRMARRFPWPTLVFNPHGQFERLRQSGRFEKLRDVVRHRDEQLQGDINPVLADHGADTEARQYSGRNVGAEWHAPFLPHPGDLSPADDPALRCPSSRRRDDPEPPR, encoded by the coding sequence GTGGCCGACGCCAACCCGTTCGACAGCCCCGAGGCCCGGCGCCGGAGCCTCGTCTTCGGCCTGAAGGACGGCCGCCCCGAGCGGCTCGACGGGCCGGGGGGCGGGCCGGACCTGACCGCCTCGGCCATCGCGGGGGCCTTCCAGGCCTTCGTGCTCGACCCGCAGTTCTCCTGCATCGCCGCGAGGTCGGCCGTCAACCACGAGGCGATCCGCCTCGGGTGCTACGACCGCCTGGCCGACCCGGGGTCGGCCCCCGTGCTGGCCTATGACCTCTACCGGTTCTCCCGGGAGCTGGGGGAGCTGACCGCCGAGGGGGACTTCGCCACCTTCGTCGCCGCCTTCCGGTCGCCGACGGGCCTGGACGAGCGCGACTTCGAGCGCCTGCTCTGGGCGCAGCTCCAGCTCCTGCACGACCGGGACGCGCCGATCCACGACTGGGCCCCGGGGGTGAGCGACGACCCGGACGACCCGCACTTCTCGTTCAGCTTCGCCGGCACCGCCTTCTTCATCGTCGGCCTGCACCCGAACAGCTCCCGGATGGCCCGGCGGTTCCCCTGGCCGACCCTGGTCTTCAACCCCCACGGCCAGTTCGAGCGGCTGAGGCAGTCCGGCCGGTTCGAGAAGCTCCGGGACGTGGTCCGGCACCGGGACGAGCAGCTCCAGGGGGACATCAACCCCGTGCTCGCCGACCACGGCGCCGACACCGAGGCCCGGCAGTACTCCGGCCGGAACGTCGGGGCCGAATGGCACGCCCCGTTCCTGCCCCACCCCGGCGACCTCTCCCCGGCCGACGACCCCGCCCTCCGGTGCCCCTCCTCCCGGCGCCGGGACGACCCGGAGCCCCCCCGATGA
- a CDS encoding phosphatase domain-containing protein, giving the protein MESRRSRPRLSPAPSLLLVAASAVPTLLPAPMPRPAPPSGQHLAPVAHPLDAPASPPASGQDEAPEELEAPGIENLFRLAPGLYSGGQPGGDESFRALADLGVRTIITVDGASPDVEAAGRYGMRYVHVPVGYDGIPADRASALVKAARTLPGPIYVHCHHGKHRGPTAAALCAVAVEGWDRPRALGWLRQAGTSPDYAGLFDAVSSFEPPTDEQLAEVPDSALPERAEVPDLVEAMVGVDLRWEHLKAVAGAGFRPPPDHPDLDPPHEALMLAEHYRELRRLGESEARGEGFLDRLERAEQHAMTLRDALRPPAHGAPIDREAASAAFDAAGTDCTSCHAAFRDRAG; this is encoded by the coding sequence ATGGAATCCCGACGGAGCCGCCCCCGCCTGTCGCCGGCCCCTTCCCTGCTGCTGGTCGCGGCCTCGGCCGTGCCGACCCTGCTGCCGGCCCCGATGCCCCGGCCGGCGCCGCCGTCTGGCCAGCACCTCGCCCCGGTGGCCCATCCCCTCGACGCCCCGGCCTCGCCCCCGGCAAGCGGGCAGGACGAGGCCCCCGAGGAGCTGGAGGCCCCCGGCATCGAGAACCTGTTCCGCCTCGCCCCGGGGCTCTACAGCGGGGGGCAGCCGGGGGGGGACGAGTCGTTCCGGGCCCTGGCCGACCTGGGGGTGAGGACGATCATCACCGTCGACGGCGCCTCGCCGGACGTGGAGGCGGCCGGGCGGTATGGGATGCGGTACGTCCACGTCCCGGTCGGCTACGACGGCATCCCGGCCGATCGGGCGTCGGCGCTGGTCAAGGCGGCGAGGACCCTGCCGGGGCCGATCTACGTCCACTGCCACCACGGCAAGCACCGCGGGCCGACCGCCGCCGCCCTCTGCGCCGTCGCCGTCGAGGGCTGGGACCGGCCTCGGGCGCTCGGCTGGCTGAGGCAGGCCGGGACCTCCCCCGACTACGCCGGGCTGTTCGACGCCGTCTCCTCGTTCGAGCCGCCGACCGACGAGCAGCTCGCCGAGGTCCCCGACTCCGCCCTGCCGGAGCGGGCCGAGGTGCCGGACCTGGTCGAGGCGATGGTCGGGGTCGACCTCCGCTGGGAGCACCTGAAGGCCGTCGCCGGGGCCGGGTTCCGGCCCCCCCCCGACCACCCCGACCTCGACCCTCCCCACGAGGCCCTGATGCTCGCCGAGCACTACCGGGAGCTGCGACGGCTGGGGGAGTCGGAGGCCCGGGGCGAGGGCTTCCTCGACCGGCTCGAACGGGCCGAGCAACACGCGATGACGCTCCGGGACGCCCTCCGCCCTCCTGCCCACGGGGCGCCGATCGACCGGGAGGCCGCCTCGGCCGCCTTCGACGCCGCCGGGACCGACTGCACGTCCTGCCACGCCGCCTTCCGGGACCGGGCCGGCTGA
- the queG gene encoding tRNA epoxyqueuosine(34) reductase QueG, whose product MSPPEHSSLIRRLAEGLRFDLVGIAPAVTPPGYGHFLDWLSGGRAAGMDYLHRHAEARRHPDSVLPGVRSVVMVGLSYNPAEPDPPASPRTGKVARYARGRDYHKVLWKRLGALGSQIQSEYPDAHVRAVADTAPLLERDFARLAGLGWIAKNTMLISRTLGSYTVLGALLTDLDLEPDLPFGPDHCGSCTRCLDACPTDAFDGPHRLDATRCISNWTIEHRGDLPDEAADQLHGWLFGCDVCQEVCPWNRKAPPGRDPELQADPRRVAPDLVGLLDADDEQVADLLRGSALTRAKRSGLLRNAAALLASSGDRDAVPALTARLADEDPVVRSSCARALDRLGGPGASAAPDAPGGDGTPR is encoded by the coding sequence ATGTCCCCTCCCGAGCACTCCTCCCTGATCAGGCGGCTGGCCGAGGGCCTCCGCTTCGACCTCGTCGGCATCGCCCCCGCCGTGACGCCCCCGGGGTACGGGCACTTCCTCGACTGGCTCTCCGGAGGCCGGGCCGCCGGCATGGACTACCTGCACCGCCACGCCGAGGCCCGCCGCCACCCCGACTCCGTCCTGCCCGGGGTCCGGTCGGTCGTCATGGTCGGCCTCTCCTACAACCCGGCCGAGCCCGACCCTCCCGCCTCACCCCGCACCGGCAAGGTCGCGCGGTACGCCCGGGGGAGGGACTATCACAAGGTCCTCTGGAAGCGGCTCGGGGCGCTCGGCTCGCAGATCCAGTCGGAATACCCGGACGCCCACGTCCGGGCCGTGGCCGACACCGCCCCGCTCCTGGAGCGGGACTTCGCCCGGCTCGCCGGGCTCGGCTGGATCGCCAAGAACACGATGCTCATCAGCCGGACGCTCGGCAGCTACACCGTGCTCGGCGCATTGCTGACCGACCTCGACCTGGAGCCCGACCTCCCCTTCGGGCCCGATCACTGCGGCTCCTGCACCCGATGCCTCGACGCCTGCCCGACCGACGCCTTCGACGGCCCCCACCGGCTCGACGCGACCCGATGCATCAGCAACTGGACGATCGAGCATCGCGGCGACCTGCCCGACGAGGCCGCCGACCAGCTCCACGGCTGGCTCTTCGGCTGCGACGTCTGCCAGGAGGTCTGCCCCTGGAACCGCAAGGCCCCCCCCGGCCGCGACCCCGAGCTGCAGGCCGACCCCAGGCGGGTCGCCCCCGACCTCGTCGGACTGCTCGACGCCGACGACGAGCAGGTCGCCGACCTGCTCCGGGGCTCGGCCCTGACCCGGGCCAAGCGATCGGGCCTGCTCCGCAACGCCGCCGCCCTGCTCGCCTCGTCGGGGGACCGGGACGCCGTGCCCGCGCTAACCGCCCGGCTCGCCGACGAGGATCCGGTGGTGCGATCCTCCTGCGCCCGGGCCCTCGACCGGCTCGGCGGCCCCGGGGCGAGTGCGGCGCCCGACGCCCCCGGGGGCGACGGCACCCCGCGATAA
- a CDS encoding vitamin K epoxide reductase family protein, protein MGTRGVTRPMAEREAEGQHHGGHGHEMGRDDRLEMLRMHHRQTLWIYWMLPILGVWTMLSPATFGYLNESHWVDPSGGRGAWFGDQTHTALRAGLMTWSDVISGLLLVVLGWRALTPNRPVTLWACCFVGIWMTFAPVLFWAPTASSYLNGTVVGALVIALTILVPGMPNMIMYIKMGPPTPPGWSYNPSSWPQRWIMIATGLAGWLVSRYLAAFQLGYIDYVWDPLFGFAEGTERVLDSAMSHSWPLSDAGFGALAYTFEFLMGWMGSPARWRTMPWMVAFFGILVIPLGLTHIILVASQPLIVHHWCSMCLLAAAIMLPMIPLEVDEVVAMIQHVSQARRRGDRGGSLWRIFWKGGEADGCEPDDRSPELMSLPEQPGRVFKASIWGMSFPRTLVASSALGLGLMAAPTLSGLEITTTAADVGHLGGALILTVSVVCMGEVVRIGRYLNMPIGLAVAAAPWFLAESTTGYALTCSVVGLACALLSIPRGPVTERYGSWDRFVR, encoded by the coding sequence ATGGGGACCCGGGGCGTCACCCGCCCGATGGCCGAGCGGGAGGCGGAGGGGCAGCACCACGGCGGCCACGGTCACGAGATGGGCCGGGACGACCGCCTGGAGATGCTCCGGATGCATCACCGGCAGACGCTCTGGATCTACTGGATGCTGCCGATCCTCGGGGTCTGGACGATGCTCTCCCCCGCCACGTTCGGCTATTTGAACGAATCGCACTGGGTCGACCCGAGCGGCGGCCGGGGCGCCTGGTTCGGCGACCAGACCCACACCGCGCTCCGGGCCGGGCTCATGACCTGGAGCGACGTGATCAGCGGGCTGTTGCTCGTCGTCCTCGGCTGGAGGGCGCTGACGCCGAACCGGCCGGTGACGCTCTGGGCCTGCTGCTTCGTGGGGATCTGGATGACCTTCGCGCCGGTCCTGTTCTGGGCGCCGACGGCGTCGAGCTACCTGAACGGAACGGTCGTCGGGGCCCTGGTGATCGCGCTGACGATCCTCGTGCCCGGCATGCCGAACATGATCATGTACATAAAGATGGGCCCGCCGACGCCCCCCGGCTGGAGCTACAACCCGTCGAGCTGGCCCCAGCGCTGGATCATGATCGCGACCGGCCTGGCCGGCTGGCTCGTCTCGCGGTACCTGGCCGCCTTCCAGCTCGGCTACATCGACTACGTCTGGGACCCGCTCTTCGGCTTCGCCGAGGGGACGGAGCGGGTGCTCGACTCGGCGATGTCGCACTCGTGGCCCCTCTCCGACGCCGGCTTCGGGGCCCTGGCGTACACGTTCGAGTTCCTGATGGGCTGGATGGGGAGCCCGGCCCGGTGGCGGACGATGCCCTGGATGGTCGCCTTCTTCGGCATCCTCGTGATCCCGCTGGGGCTGACGCACATCATCCTCGTGGCCTCCCAGCCGCTGATCGTGCACCACTGGTGCTCGATGTGCCTGCTGGCGGCGGCGATCATGCTGCCGATGATCCCGCTGGAGGTGGACGAGGTGGTGGCGATGATCCAGCACGTCTCCCAGGCGAGGCGGAGGGGGGACCGGGGCGGCTCCCTCTGGCGGATCTTCTGGAAGGGGGGCGAGGCCGACGGCTGCGAGCCCGACGACCGTTCTCCCGAGCTGATGAGCCTGCCCGAGCAGCCCGGCCGCGTGTTCAAGGCCTCGATCTGGGGGATGAGCTTCCCCCGGACCCTGGTCGCCAGCTCGGCGCTGGGCCTCGGCCTGATGGCCGCGCCGACGCTCTCCGGCCTGGAGATCACGACCACCGCCGCCGACGTCGGCCACCTGGGGGGCGCCTTGATCCTGACCGTCTCGGTCGTCTGCATGGGGGAGGTGGTCCGGATCGGCCGGTATTTGAACATGCCGATCGGGCTGGCCGTCGCCGCGGCCCCCTGGTTCCTGGCGGAGTCGACGACCGGCTATGCCCTCACCTGCTCGGTCGTCGGCCTGGCCTGCGCCCTGCTGTCGATCCCCCGGGGCCCGGTGACGGAGCGGTACGGCTCCTGGGACCGGTTCGTCCGGTGA
- a CDS encoding 2OG-Fe(II) oxygenase, whose protein sequence is MIIKPLDRDALRARVREATPFPNLCIDGLLDEEFAHRAADAFPSFEQALTMGRQFAALNERGKVQVTNSALFPEPIAELNRALASPEFRDDLSYIFEIPELLDDPHLIGGGMHQTGPQGHLDVHVDFNFEQDRKLHRRLNILVYFNRDWRPEWGGEVELWDEDVKVRHHAFLPVFNRCVIFATSEASYHGVTAVKCPPGNTRKSFAAYYYTQQAPEGWDGKAHSTVFKARPDEILKGKVLMPAEKMGHWVRSTLRGAKKLIKSK, encoded by the coding sequence ATGATCATCAAGCCGCTCGACCGCGACGCCCTCCGAGCCCGCGTCCGCGAGGCCACCCCCTTCCCGAACCTCTGCATCGACGGCCTGCTCGACGAGGAGTTCGCCCACCGGGCGGCCGACGCCTTCCCCAGCTTCGAGCAGGCGCTGACCATGGGCCGGCAGTTCGCCGCCCTGAACGAGCGGGGCAAGGTCCAGGTCACCAACTCCGCCCTGTTCCCGGAGCCGATCGCCGAGCTGAACCGGGCGCTGGCCTCCCCCGAGTTCCGCGACGACCTCTCGTACATCTTCGAGATCCCCGAGCTGCTGGACGACCCCCACCTCATCGGCGGCGGCATGCACCAGACCGGCCCCCAGGGGCACCTGGACGTGCACGTCGACTTCAACTTCGAGCAGGATCGGAAACTCCACCGCCGCCTGAACATCCTCGTCTACTTCAACCGGGACTGGAGGCCGGAGTGGGGCGGCGAGGTGGAGCTGTGGGACGAGGACGTGAAGGTCCGACACCACGCCTTCCTCCCGGTCTTCAACCGCTGCGTGATCTTCGCCACCAGCGAGGCCAGCTACCACGGCGTGACCGCCGTGAAGTGCCCGCCGGGCAACACCCGCAAGTCGTTCGCCGCCTACTACTACACCCAGCAGGCCCCCGAAGGCTGGGACGGCAAGGCGCACTCCACCGTCTTCAAGGCCCGCCCCGACGAGATCCTCAAGGGCAAGGTCCTGATGCCCGCCGAGAAGATGGGCCACTGGGTCCGCAGCACCCTCCGGGGCGCGAAGAAGCTCATCAAGAGCAAGTGA
- a CDS encoding sigma-70 family RNA polymerase sigma factor, with product MAHRPDGIALRHLRTLFHVGPTGDLTDGQLLERFIEGRGEAAELAFAAIVDRHGPLVLRACRAVLRDEHDAQDAFQATFLVLSRKARSLWVRDSIGPWLLAVSRRAARCARATRERRREVEREAPATDDRLIAAAGPGAEAPDPDLGLDLAEILLEEVDRLPGRHRDPVVLCDLQGLTLEQAARRLGCPVGTVKSRLSRARGRLRDRLARRGLAPEGRPGAAIVAAGGPRAPVPPSLSRSTIGLAMQSASKGVAAGPSIPAAVALIAQGASSAMIHAQIAQLVIPSIVLVLAAGAGWGASGNGRLPAGPPPADGPEAQAEGGGGAGGVLLLEVGPGTPAVSVSARGNLEASEVVEIRSPLDMPTTLASIIPEGTRVEAGELVCELDPAPLLDRLEWLKHSNIRNRGTLAAAKNRMGLAEIKLEEYLEADYPNQLKTVEGEIKLARSELERDQDRMEWSDEMLELGYISTAQNLGHKTDLEKARFNLEQAERKLEVLEDFTKPRRVKELQAAIDEARDRVLELEESLKGSEEAERRVRTQIERCSVSSPGKGMVVYASESSPGGKAVVIEEDAEVDGGQLIVRIIDLDRPMRVVVQAPESHVDRLKPGQRARIRVDAFPDATFEGKVIEVAPRPDPGLFSRHGVKVYLTPVELDEPSPMLRPGMTAEARIRVSGPTDAIRIPSKALLRHDGKAYAAVRLPGGGFEWREVAIAPGVGRPYVEVEGGVGPGDLLVVDPIDLLRGGSGAGDPVGGDPGGR from the coding sequence GTGGCGCATCGACCCGACGGCATCGCCCTGCGGCACCTCCGGACGCTCTTCCACGTCGGCCCGACGGGGGACCTGACCGACGGCCAGCTCCTGGAACGCTTCATCGAGGGGCGGGGGGAGGCGGCCGAGCTGGCCTTCGCCGCGATCGTCGACCGCCACGGGCCGCTGGTGCTCCGGGCCTGCCGGGCCGTGCTCCGGGACGAGCACGACGCGCAGGACGCCTTCCAGGCCACCTTCCTCGTGCTCTCCCGGAAGGCCCGGTCGCTGTGGGTCCGGGACTCGATCGGCCCCTGGCTGCTCGCCGTCTCCCGGCGGGCGGCCCGGTGCGCCCGGGCGACCCGGGAGCGTCGCCGGGAGGTCGAGCGGGAGGCCCCGGCGACCGACGACCGCCTGATCGCCGCCGCCGGGCCGGGGGCCGAGGCCCCCGACCCCGACCTCGGGCTCGACCTGGCCGAGATCCTCCTCGAGGAGGTCGACCGCCTCCCCGGGAGGCACCGCGACCCGGTCGTCCTCTGCGACCTCCAGGGGCTCACCCTGGAACAGGCGGCCCGGCGGCTCGGCTGCCCGGTCGGCACGGTCAAGAGCCGGCTCTCCCGGGCCCGGGGCCGCCTCCGGGACCGCCTCGCTCGCCGGGGCCTGGCCCCGGAGGGACGCCCCGGCGCGGCGATCGTCGCCGCCGGGGGGCCCCGGGCGCCCGTCCCCCCTTCGCTGTCGAGGTCGACGATCGGCCTCGCGATGCAATCCGCCTCGAAGGGCGTCGCCGCCGGGCCCTCGATCCCGGCGGCGGTGGCCCTGATCGCCCAGGGAGCCTCCTCGGCCATGATCCACGCCCAGATCGCGCAGCTGGTCATCCCCTCGATCGTCCTCGTCCTGGCCGCCGGGGCCGGGTGGGGGGCCTCCGGCAACGGCCGACTCCCGGCCGGGCCCCCCCCGGCCGATGGCCCCGAGGCGCAGGCCGAAGGGGGCGGCGGGGCCGGCGGCGTCCTGTTGCTGGAGGTCGGGCCGGGGACCCCCGCCGTCTCCGTCTCGGCCCGGGGGAACCTGGAGGCGTCCGAGGTCGTCGAGATCCGGTCCCCACTCGACATGCCGACGACCCTCGCCTCGATCATCCCCGAGGGGACCCGGGTCGAGGCGGGCGAACTCGTCTGCGAGCTGGACCCGGCACCCCTGCTCGACCGGCTGGAATGGCTGAAGCATTCCAACATCCGGAACCGGGGCACCCTCGCCGCCGCGAAGAACCGGATGGGTCTCGCCGAGATCAAGCTGGAGGAATACCTGGAGGCCGACTACCCGAACCAGTTGAAGACCGTCGAGGGGGAGATCAAGTTGGCCCGGTCGGAGCTGGAACGCGACCAGGACCGGATGGAATGGTCCGACGAGATGCTGGAACTCGGCTACATCAGCACGGCCCAGAACCTGGGCCACAAGACCGACCTGGAGAAGGCCCGGTTCAACCTCGAACAGGCCGAGCGGAAGCTGGAGGTGCTGGAGGACTTCACGAAGCCGAGGAGGGTCAAGGAACTCCAGGCCGCCATCGACGAGGCCCGGGATCGGGTGCTGGAGCTGGAGGAGAGCCTCAAGGGATCGGAGGAGGCCGAGCGGCGGGTCCGGACCCAGATCGAGCGGTGCTCGGTCTCCTCGCCGGGGAAGGGCATGGTGGTCTATGCCTCCGAGTCTTCTCCTGGTGGGAAGGCCGTGGTGATCGAGGAAGACGCCGAGGTCGACGGCGGGCAGTTGATCGTCCGGATCATCGACCTCGATCGCCCGATGCGGGTGGTCGTCCAGGCCCCCGAGTCGCACGTCGATCGCCTCAAGCCCGGCCAGAGGGCCCGGATCCGGGTGGATGCGTTCCCCGACGCCACCTTCGAGGGCAAGGTGATCGAGGTCGCGCCGAGGCCCGACCCGGGGCTGTTCTCCCGGCACGGGGTCAAGGTCTACCTCACCCCGGTGGAGCTGGACGAGCCCTCGCCGATGCTCCGGCCCGGGATGACGGCCGAGGCCCGGATCCGGGTGTCCGGGCCGACTGACGCCATCCGGATCCCCTCGAAGGCCTTGCTCCGGCACGACGGCAAGGCGTATGCCGCGGTCCGGCTCCCGGGGGGCGGGTTCGAGTGGCGGGAGGTGGCGATCGCCCCGGGCGTCGGCCGCCCTTACGTCGAGGTCGAGGGGGGCGTCGGGCCGGGGGACCTGCTGGTGGTCGACCCGATCGACCTGCTCCGCGGTGGGTCGGGGGCCGGGGATCCCGTCGGGGGCGACCCGGGAGGCCGGTGA
- a CDS encoding sensor domain-containing diguanylate cyclase has protein sequence MLTSTLLPAPGPPEGPGFDPLADPARLSALSRTGLMDSPPEGAFDRLTRLAGRVLRAPVALVSLVDDRRQFFKSALGLPEPWASRRQTPLTHSFCRHVVRSNGPLVVPDARLDPLVRENLAIRDLGVIAYLGAPLTTSEGFTLGAFCAIDGRPRAWDDLDLEVVTEMAASTMAEVELRMEVSQRREAESRLADSLRRAEALNLALRARTSELADCNARLELLARSDGLTGLLNIRAMRQELEDRAAFCLSAGLPMSVLMIDVDHFKAFNDAFGHPLGDDVLTTVAGLIRQGIRQEDLAGRYGGEEFIVGLPGCSSTRAEALAERLRASIASHPWPLCPVSASVGVSSASRPSDLPALIRAADEALYRAKRDGRNRVCVAEPLP, from the coding sequence ATGCTGACCTCCACCCTGCTCCCGGCCCCGGGGCCCCCGGAGGGCCCCGGATTCGACCCCCTCGCCGACCCGGCCCGGCTGTCGGCCCTGTCGAGGACCGGGCTGATGGACAGCCCCCCCGAGGGGGCCTTCGACCGGCTGACCCGGCTGGCCGGGCGGGTCCTCCGGGCGCCGGTCGCCCTGGTCTCGCTGGTCGACGACCGCCGCCAGTTCTTCAAGAGCGCCCTCGGCCTGCCCGAGCCCTGGGCCTCCCGGCGGCAGACGCCCCTGACCCATTCCTTCTGCCGGCACGTCGTCCGGTCCAACGGGCCGCTGGTCGTCCCCGACGCCCGGCTGGATCCGCTGGTCCGGGAGAACCTGGCGATCCGGGACCTCGGCGTCATCGCCTACCTCGGCGCCCCGCTGACCACCTCCGAGGGGTTCACGCTCGGGGCCTTCTGCGCCATCGACGGCCGCCCCCGGGCCTGGGACGACCTGGACCTGGAGGTCGTCACCGAGATGGCGGCCTCGACCATGGCCGAGGTCGAACTCCGCATGGAGGTCTCCCAGCGCCGGGAGGCCGAATCCCGCCTGGCCGACTCCCTCCGCCGGGCCGAGGCCCTCAACCTCGCCCTCCGGGCCCGGACCTCCGAGCTGGCCGACTGCAACGCCCGGCTCGAACTGCTCGCCCGGTCCGACGGCCTGACCGGCCTGCTCAACATCCGGGCCATGCGCCAGGAGCTGGAGGACCGCGCCGCCTTCTGCCTGTCCGCCGGCCTGCCGATGAGCGTCCTGATGATCGACGTCGACCACTTCAAGGCCTTCAACGACGCCTTCGGCCACCCCCTCGGGGACGACGTGCTGACGACCGTCGCCGGCCTGATCCGCCAGGGGATCCGCCAGGAGGACCTGGCCGGCCGGTACGGCGGCGAGGAGTTCATCGTCGGCCTGCCCGGCTGCTCGTCGACGAGGGCCGAGGCCCTGGCCGAGCGGCTCCGGGCCTCCATCGCCTCGCACCCCTGGCCGCTCTGCCCCGTCTCGGCCAGCGTCGGCGTCTCCTCCGCCTCCCGGCCGTCGGACCTGCCCGCGCTGATCCGGGCCGCCGACGAGGCCCTCTACCGGGCCAAGCGAGACGGCCGAAATCGGGTCTGCGTCGCCGAGCCGCTCCCCTGA
- a CDS encoding pyridoxal phosphate-dependent aminotransferase: MQHPILSRKAERFTESVIRGMSIEARTHGAVNLAQGMPDFPAPDEIKEAACRAIRDDINQYAITWGSKNLRDAVAEHASWHLGLEVDPEREITVTCGSTEAMLVSLLSIVNPGDEVILTQPYYENYWPDCVIAGAEPRFVPIRPPHWTFDPDELAAAFNDRTKAIVLCNPNNPTGTVFSREELEQVAALCRKWDVIAITDEIYEHILYDGRKHVCIAALDGMRERSVTVSGMSKTFGVTGWRVGTILAPPNLSWAFRQTHDFVSIGAAAPLQEAGAVGYRLPRSYFAGLSAAYQARRDRFCNALLEIGFAFDLPQGAYYVMADFSAFVGDLPDDESFARHLVRDVGVAAVPGSSFFRDKPLGRHLIRFCFCKKDDTLDEAINRLKSLRAIA; this comes from the coding sequence ATGCAACACCCGATCTTATCGCGGAAGGCCGAGCGGTTCACCGAGAGCGTGATCCGGGGCATGTCGATCGAGGCCCGGACCCACGGCGCCGTCAACCTCGCCCAGGGGATGCCCGACTTCCCCGCCCCCGACGAGATCAAGGAGGCCGCCTGCCGGGCCATCCGCGACGACATCAACCAGTACGCGATCACCTGGGGCTCGAAGAACCTCCGCGACGCCGTCGCCGAGCACGCCTCCTGGCACCTCGGGCTGGAGGTCGACCCCGAGCGGGAGATCACCGTCACCTGCGGCAGCACCGAGGCGATGCTCGTCTCCCTGCTCTCGATCGTCAACCCGGGCGACGAGGTGATCCTGACGCAGCCCTACTACGAGAACTACTGGCCCGACTGCGTCATCGCCGGCGCCGAGCCGAGGTTCGTCCCGATCCGCCCCCCCCACTGGACCTTCGACCCCGACGAGCTGGCCGCCGCCTTCAACGACCGCACCAAGGCCATCGTCCTCTGCAACCCCAACAACCCCACCGGCACCGTCTTCAGCCGGGAGGAGCTGGAGCAGGTCGCCGCCCTCTGCCGCAAGTGGGACGTGATCGCCATCACCGACGAGATCTATGAGCACATCCTCTACGACGGCCGAAAACACGTCTGCATCGCCGCCCTCGACGGCATGCGGGAGCGTTCCGTCACCGTCTCCGGCATGTCCAAGACCTTCGGCGTGACCGGCTGGCGGGTGGGGACGATCCTCGCCCCCCCGAACCTCTCCTGGGCCTTCCGCCAGACGCACGACTTCGTCTCGATCGGCGCCGCCGCCCCGCTGCAAGAGGCCGGGGCCGTCGGCTACCGCCTCCCCCGGTCCTACTTCGCCGGCCTCTCCGCCGCCTACCAGGCCCGCCGCGACCGCTTCTGCAACGCCCTGCTCGAGATCGGCTTCGCCTTCGACCTCCCCCAGGGCGCCTACTACGTCATGGCCGACTTCTCCGCCTTCGTCGGCGACCTCCCCGACGACGAGTCCTTCGCCCGCCACCTCGTCCGAGACGTCGGCGTCGCCGCCGTCCCCGGCTCCAGCTTCTTCCGCGACAAACCCCTCGGCCGCCACCTCATCCGCTTCTGCTTCTGCAAGAAAGACGACACGCTGGACGAGGCCATCAATCGCCTCAAGTCGTTGCGTGCCATCGCCTAG